A stretch of the Lolium perenne isolate Kyuss_39 chromosome 3, Kyuss_2.0, whole genome shotgun sequence genome encodes the following:
- the LOC127344500 gene encoding elicitor-responsive protein 1, which translates to MGRGLLEVHLVDAKGLGGTDFLGKIDPYVIVQYRSQERKTSTARDAGRNPSWNEVLKFQISSTAANVQHKLLLRIMDHDNFSSDDFLGQATINVTDVISIGMEKGNSEMSPAKYSVVTADNSYRGAIKVGITFTAATEVEEDGVQVGGWMHSYRD; encoded by the exons ATGGGGCGTGGTCTTCTCGAGGTGCATCTCGTCGACGCCAAGGGCCTCGGCGGCACCGATTTCCTAG GGAAGATAGACCCGTATGTGATCGTGCAGTACCGGAGCCAGGAGCGCAAGACCAGCACAGCCCGAG ATGCGGGGAGGAACCCGAGCTGGAACGAGGTGCTCAAGTTCCAGATCAGCTCGACGGCGGCCAACGTGCAGCACAAGCTCCTCCTCCGGATCATGGACCACGACAACTTCTCCAGCGACGACTTCCTCGGCCAAGCAAC GATCAATGTAACTGATGTGATCAGCATAGGGATGGAGAAAGGCAACTCGGAGATGAGCCCGGCCAAGTACAGCGTGGTCACCGCGGACAACTCGTACCGCGGCGCCATCAAAGTTGGCATCACCTTCACCGCCGCCACAGAG GTtgaagaagatggggttcaaGTTGGAGGCTGGATGCACAGCTATCGTGATTAG